The Euphorbia lathyris chromosome 8, ddEupLath1.1, whole genome shotgun sequence genome has a window encoding:
- the LOC136203735 gene encoding cytokinin riboside 5'-monophosphate phosphoribohydrolase LOG8 produces MEDSNETRKFKRMCVFCGSNAGNRQVFSDAALELGDELVKRKIDLVYGGGSVGLMGLISQKVYEGGCHVLGVIPKALMPLEISGETVGEVRTVSDMHERKAAMAREADAFIALPGGYGTMEELLEMITWSQLGIHKKPVGLLNVDGYYNCLLALFDNGVQEGFIKPSARHIILSAPTPKELVEKMEQYSPSHQEVASHESWNMEQLGNYPTQQDADADAD; encoded by the exons ATGGAAGATAGCAACGAAacgaggaagttcaagaggatgTGTGTCTTCTGTGGAAGCAACGCTGGAAACAGACAAGTTTTCAGTGATGCTGCTCTCGAATTGGGCGATGAActg GTGAAAAGGAAGATAGACCTGGTGTATGGTGGAGGCAGTGTTGGGCTCATGGGTTTGATATCTCAGAAAGTGTATGAAGGGGGCTGCCATGTTCTTGG GGTCATTCCAAAGGCACTCATGCCGCTTGAG ATATCTGGTGAAACTGTTGGAGAAGTAAGAACGGTGTCAGACATGCATGAGCGAAAAGCTGCTATGGCTAGGGAAGCTGATGCCTTCATTGCACTTCCTG GAGGATATGGTACTATGGAAGAACTATTGGAGATGATCACATGGTCACAACTTGGAATTCATAAGAAACCG GTTGGCTTGTTAAATGTTGATGGTTATTATAATTGCTTGCTTGCATTATTTGACAATGGTGTTCAAGAAGGCTTCATCAAGCCTAGCGCTCGCCATATAATCCTGTCTGCCCCAACTCCAAAAGAACTTGTCGAAAAGATGGAG CAATACAGTCCTTCACATCAGGAAGTTGCTTCTCATGAAAGCTGGAATATGGAGCAATTGGGTAATTATCCAACACAACAAGATGCAGATGCAGATGCAGATTGA
- the LOC136203171 gene encoding probable magnesium transporter NIPA9 isoform X2, whose product MWESICLTLAAAAGNNIGKVLQKKGTIILPPLSFKLKVIRAYAVNKAWIIGFFMDICGAMLMLKALSQAPVSVIQPVSGCGLAILSVFSHFYLKEVMNAVDWIGITLAAIGTIGVGAGGEEQGTSSISLFQLPWLAFIVSIFFVVLNGWLRICRRQRRVQDTMEYEVVEEIIYGLESGILFGMASVVSKMGFVFLEQGYSKMLVPVCISISICCSGTGFIYQTRGLKHGRAIVVSTCAAVASIITGVLAGMLALGEQLPSAPAARLSLLLGWLLIIVGVILLVSSNRVLRNLPRPLRRILRSSGDRNFNLSRAGSVRSKESNPTAVIQAATLHHLISTPAKEKA is encoded by the exons ATGTGGGAATCGATCTGTTTAACCTTGGCAGCTGCCGCCGGTAATAATATCGGCAAGGTTCTTCAGAAAAAGGGCACTAttattcttcctcctctttCTTTCAAACTCAAG GTAATTAGGGCCTATGCTGTCAATAAAGCTTGGATCATAGGTTTCTTTATGGATATATGCGGGGCAATGTTGATGTTGAAGGCATTGTCTCAAGCTCCT GTATCTGTCATCCAACCAGTTTCTGGCTGTGGTCTTGCTATCCTTTCTGTCTTTTCCCATTTTTATCTGAAAGAAGTTATGAATGCCGTTGATTGGATTGGAATCACTCTGGCGGCTATTGGCACCATAG GAGTTGGAGCTGGTGGTGAGGAGCAGGGGACTTCTTCCATATCTCTTTTTCAGTTGCCATGGCTGGCATTTATTGTCTCCATCTTTTTT GTAGTCCTCAATGGGTGGCTTCGTATCTGCAGACGTCAACGAAGGGTACAAGACACG ATGGAATATGAAGTTGTTGAAGAAATTATCTATGGGTTGGAATCTGGCATTTTGTTCGG AATGGCCTCAGTGGTATCAAAGATGGGATTTGTCTTCTTGGAGCAGGGATACTCAAAAATGCTGGTTCCAGTATGCATTTCAATCAGCATATGCTGTAGTGGAACAGGATTTATTTATCAG ACTCGTGGTCTGAAGCATGGGAGGGCAATTGTGGTGTCTACATGTGCTGCTGTAGCATCAATAATTACTGGTGTCCTTGCTGGAATGCTTGCTTTGGGAGAACAGCTGCCATCAGCACCTGCTGCTCGACTTTCACTTCTGCTGGGATG GCTACTTATAATAGTAGGTGTCATTTTACTTGTGAGTTCCAATCGGGTGCTAAGAAACCTTCCACGGCCGCTTCGACGCATCTTGCGAAGTAGTGGTGATCGGAATTTCAATCTGAGCCGAGCAGGATCAGTTCGGAGTAAGGAATCAAACCCAACTGCCGTTATCCAAGCAGCAACATTGCATCATTTGATATCAACTCCAGCTAAGGAGAAGGCTTGA
- the LOC136203171 gene encoding probable magnesium transporter NIPA9 isoform X1: MWESICLTLAAAAGNNIGKVLQKKGTIILPPLSFKLKVIRAYAVNKAWIIGFFMDICGAMLMLKALSQAPVSVIQPVSGCGLAILSVFSHFYLKEVMNAVDWIGITLAAIGTIGVGAGGEEQGTSSISLFQLPWLAFIVSIFFVVLNGWLRICRRQRRVQDTMEYEVVEEIIYGLESGILFGMASVVSKMGFVFLEQGYSKMLVPVCISISICCSGTGFIYQTRGLKHGRAIVVSTCAAVASIITGVLAGMLALGEQLPSAPAARLSLLLGWLLIIVGVILLVSSNRVLRNLPRPLRRILRSSGDRNFNLSRAGSVRSKESNPTAVIQAATLHHLISTPAKEKA, translated from the exons ATGTGGGAATCGATCTGTTTAACCTTGGCAGCTGCCGCCGGTAATAATATCGGCAAGGTTCTTCAGAAAAAGGGCACTAttattcttcctcctctttCTTTCAAACTCAAG GTAATTAGGGCCTATGCTGTCAATAAAGCTTGGATCATAGGTTTCTTTATGGATATATGCGGGGCAATGTTGATGTTGAAGGCATTGTCTCAAGCTCCT GTATCTGTCATCCAACCAGTTTCTGGCTGTGGTCTTGCTATCCTTTCTGTCTTTTCCCATTTTTATCTGAAAGAAGTTATGAATGCCGTTGATTGGATTGGAATCACTCTGGCGGCTATTGGCACCATAG GAGTTGGAGCTGGTGGTGAGGAGCAGGGGACTTCTTCCATATCTCTTTTTCAGTTGCCATGGCTGGCATTTATTGTCTCCATCTTTTTTGTAG TCCTCAATGGGTGGCTTCGTATCTGCAGACGTCAACGAAGGGTACAAGACACG ATGGAATATGAAGTTGTTGAAGAAATTATCTATGGGTTGGAATCTGGCATTTTGTTCGG AATGGCCTCAGTGGTATCAAAGATGGGATTTGTCTTCTTGGAGCAGGGATACTCAAAAATGCTGGTTCCAGTATGCATTTCAATCAGCATATGCTGTAGTGGAACAGGATTTATTTATCAG ACTCGTGGTCTGAAGCATGGGAGGGCAATTGTGGTGTCTACATGTGCTGCTGTAGCATCAATAATTACTGGTGTCCTTGCTGGAATGCTTGCTTTGGGAGAACAGCTGCCATCAGCACCTGCTGCTCGACTTTCACTTCTGCTGGGATG GCTACTTATAATAGTAGGTGTCATTTTACTTGTGAGTTCCAATCGGGTGCTAAGAAACCTTCCACGGCCGCTTCGACGCATCTTGCGAAGTAGTGGTGATCGGAATTTCAATCTGAGCCGAGCAGGATCAGTTCGGAGTAAGGAATCAAACCCAACTGCCGTTATCCAAGCAGCAACATTGCATCATTTGATATCAACTCCAGCTAAGGAGAAGGCTTGA